Within Streptomyces sp. SS1-1, the genomic segment CGCCGCCAACGGCGCGACGGCGCTCGGGTCGCGTTCGCGCACCAGGTGAGAAGCGCCTCAAGGTAAGAATCTGACGAGAGCATTGCCAAGTCATGGGGGAACGAAGTGTCCCAATACCAGACAAGGCACCCCGTGAACTGCACAGACGCGCGCCATCACCCTCATGTGTGACAGTAGGCACACTCCCAGGTAAAGACCTCATCAAATAGTTTGTGATACGGTTCACGAGAACCCCCCGGACAGAGCCGTAGGGCCGCAGTGCGACGGTCCACCGGCGTGAGGTTCTCTCTCCACCCGGGACTACGCTCGTCCATGACGACACCCTGCCCCCACCGTGAAAGCGGAGTTGCCGCCATGCCGTCCAATGACGCCCGCACCCTGCTCCAGGCCGGTGTGCCCACAGCCGGCGCCGGCGCCGTAGCCGCTGTCGTCAGCGGTGTGGTCGCCGGTGGCAAGGGCGCGATCGGGGCCGTCGTCGCGACGCTGGTCGTGCTCCTCTTCATGGGGCTGGGCCTCTACATCCTGCAGCGCACTGCCAAATCGCTTCCGCATCTGTTCCAGGCCATGGGTCTGATGCTGTACGCCGCGCAGATCCTGCTGCTCTTCATCTTCATGGCCGCGTTCAAGAACACCACGCTGTTCAACCCGCGGGCCTTCGCCATCACCCTGCTCGCGACCACGCTCGTGTGGATCGCCGCGCAGACCCGGGCCCACATGAAGGCCAAGATCCTCTACGTGGAACCCGATTCGGACGCCTCCTCCAAGGACGGCAAGTCCGAAAAGACGGGGCATTCGTCGTGAGGGGTAGGGGCGGGATAAAGGCGCTCGAGAAGTCCTGCTATCGTCCGGTGCCAACTGCGGCATCGCGGGCGCGGGCATCTGAGCTGACGCCTGCTCAATCGCGAGGCGAGATGCCCCCCAGCCGCCCCCATATCCGTAACACCAGTCCCGTGCCGACCCGCGGCCTCGCGCCGCGCCGACACAACGAGGTTGCCGTACCTATGCGCCACGCTGAAGGAGCCCGCGGTGAGTGCTGACCCGACGCAGGTGCTCGCCTTCGAGACCGACTGCCACATCTTCGACGGCTGTGGCTTCCCGGCTCCCGGCCTGCACTCGTTCCTGTTCGAGCCTCTGTGGGGCGACGCGGACAGCAACGTCTACTTCAACAAGACGATGCTGCTCGCGCTGCTCGGCTCGATCGTCATCATCGGCTTCTTCTGGGCCGCGTTCCGCAAGCCGCAGGTCGTTCCGGGCAAGCTGCAGATGGTCGCCGAGGCCGGGTACGACTTCATCCGGCGCGGTGTCGTCTACGAGACGATCGGCAAGAAGGAGGGCGAGAAGTACGTTCCTCTCATCGTCTCGCTGTTCTTCTTCATCTGGATGATGAACCTCTGGTCGGTCATCCCGGTCGCTCAGTTCCCGGTGACGGCGATCATCGCCTACCCCGCGGTGCTGGCACTGATCGTCTACGTCCTGTGGGTCTCGCTGACGTTCAAGCGCCACGGATTCGTCGGCTTCTTCAAGAACGTCACGGGCTACGACAAGTCGCTCGGCGCGGTGCTTCCGCTCGCCATGCTCATCGAGTTCTTCTCGAACCTGCTGGTGCGGCCCTTCACCCACGCCGTCCGACTCTTCGCGAACATGTTCGCCGGCCACACCCTGCTGCTTCTCTTCACGATCGCCAGCTGGTATCTGCTGAACGGCATCGGGATCGCCTACGCCGGTGTCTCGTTCATCATGACCGTGGTGATGACGGCCTTCGAGCTCTTCATCCAGGCCCTTCAGGCGTACGTCTTCGTGCTCCTGACGTGCACCTACATCCAGGGCGCGCTCGCCGAGCACCACTGAGCCCTTCCCCCCTCGATCCCAAGTCGTCCGGTGGCCAACCCCCACCGGTCCGTAAAGAAAAGGAAGAACTGGCATGTCCCAGACCCTTGCCGCTGTTTCCGGCTCGCTCGGCTCCATCGGTTACGGCCTCGCTGCCATCGGCCCCGGCGTCGGCGTCGGCATCATCTTCGGTAACGGCACCCAGGCCCTCGCCCGTCAGCCCGAGGCCGCCGGCCTGATCCGCGCCAACCAGATCCTCGGCTTCGCCTTCTGTGAGGCGCTCGCCCTCATCGGTCTGGTCATGCCGTTCGTCTACGGCAAGTGATCTGACGATCCACGACCAGCCGACTAGACGAAAGGCACTGACATGAGCCAGCTGCTCATTGTGGCGGCCGAGGAGATGGAAAACCCCCTCGTCCCGCCGGTCCCCGAGCTCGTCATCGGCCTCATCGCCTTCGTCATCGTCTTCGGCTTCCTCGCCTGGAAGCTCCTCCCGAACATCAACAAGGTTCTGGAGCAGCGTCGCGAGGCCATCGAGGGCGGTATCGAGAAGGCCGAGGCCGCGCAGACCGAGGCCCAGAGCGTTCTTGAGCAGTACAAGGCTCAGCTCGCCGAGGCCCGGCACGAGGCCGCGCGTCTGCGCCAGGAGGCGCAGGAGCAGGGCGCCACGCTCATCGCCGAGATGCGCGCGGAAGGCCAGCGGCAGCGTGAGGAGATCGTCGCCGCCGGTCACGCCCAGATCGAGGCCGACCGCAAGGCCGCCGCGTCCGCGCTGCGCCAGGACGTCGGCAAGCTCGCCACCGAACTGGCCGGCAAGCTCGTCGGCGAGTCCCTCGAGGACCACGCCCGGCAGAGCCGCGTCATCGACCGCTTCCTCGACGAGCTCGAGGAGAAGGCCGAGGCCGGACGATGAACGGAGCGAGCCGCGAGGCCCTGGCAGCCGCACGTGAGCGACTCGACGCGCTGACGGACAACACCTCCGTCGACGCCGGACGGCTCGCCGACGAGCTGGCCGCCGTCACCGCGCTGCTCGACCGCGAGGTGTCGCTGCGTCGGGTCCTCACCGACCCGGCGCAGGCCGGCGAGGCCAAGGCCGACCTGGCCCGGCGTCTGCTCGGCAACCAGGTCGGCGGCGAGACCGCCGACCTGCTGGGCGGCATGGTGCGCTCGCGCTGGTCGCAGTCCCGCGACCTGGTGGACGCGCTGGAGGAGCTGGCGAACATCGCCGACCTCACGGCCGCCCAGAAGGCGGGCACGCTCGACGACGTCGAGGACGAGCTGTTCCGGTTCGGCCGGATCGTCTCCTCCAACACGGAGCTGCGTGCCGCGCTCACCGACCGCGCCGCCACCGCCTCGGCCAAGAGCGAGCTGCTCCGCAGCCTCCTCGGCGGCCGGGCCAAGGCGACCACCGAGCGTCTGGTGACGCGCCTCGTCACCGCGCCGCGTGGACGTAGCCTGGAGTCGGGACTGGAGTCCCTGTCCAAGCTCGCCGCCGACCGCCGGGAGCGCATGGTCGCCGTCGTCACCTCGGCGGTGCCGCTGAGCGACCGGCAGAAGCAGCGCCTGGGCGCCGCCCTCGCCAAGGTCTACGGCCGTCAGATGCACCTCAATCTCGACGTGGACCCCGAGGTCGTCGGAGGCATCCGGGTCAAGGTCGGCGACGAGGTCATCAACGGCGCGATCGCGGACCGCATCGAGGACGCCGGCCGCCGCCTGGCGGGCTAGCAGCAACTCAATACGCAGTACGTACTTACGACGGCCCAGTTGGGTCGTACAGAGGATTCACCTCGTTCAGGGGGGAGTCCCCATCCCCCCAAAGTGAAACTTCGGGCCCAACAAGGAGAGCAGGGAACCCAGATGGCGGAGCTCACGATCCGGCCGGAGGAGATCCGGGACGCGCTGGAGAACTTTGTCCAGTCGTACAAGCCGGACGCGGCCTCGCGCGAGGAGGTCGGTACGGTCACCCTTGCCGGCGACGGCATCGCGAAGGTCGAGGGCCTCCCCTCGGCCATGGCCAACGAACTGCTGAAGTTCGAGGACGGCACCCTCGGCCTCGCGCTCAACCTGGAAGAGCGCGAGATCGGCGCCATCGTCCTCGGTGAGTTCAGCGGCATCGAGGAGGGTCAGCCGGTGCAGCGCACCGGTGAGGTGCTCTCCGTGGCCGTCGGCGAGGGCTACCTCGGCCGCGTCGTCGACCCGCTCGGCAACCCGATCGACGGCCTCGGCGAGATCGAGACCAGCGGTCGTCGTGCCCTCGAGCTGCAGGCCCCCACGGTCATGCAGCGCAAGTCGGTGCACGAGCCGATGGAGACCGGCTACAAGGCCGTCGACGCGATGACCCCGATCGGCCGCGGCCAGCGCCAGCTGATCATTGGTGACCGCCAGACCGGCAAGACCGCCCTGGCCGTCGACACGATCATCAACCAGCGCGACAACTGGCGCTCGGGCGACGTGAACAAGCAGGTCCGCTGCATCTACGTCGCCATCGGCCAGAAGGGCTCGACCATCGCGTCGGTCCGCCGCGCGCTGGAGGAGAACGGCGCGCTGGAGTACACGACCATCGTCGCCGCCCCGGCGTCCGACCCGGCCGGCTTCAAGTACCTGGCGCCGTACACCGGTTCGGCCATCGGCCAGCAGTGGATGTACGAGGGCAAGCACGTCCTCATCATCTTCGACGACCTCTCGAAGCAGGCCGACGCCTACCGCGCCGTGTCCCTGCTGCTGCGCCGCCCGCCGGGCCGCGAGGCCTACCCGGGTGACGTCTTCTACCTGCACTCCCGTCTGCTGGAGCGCTGCGCGAAGCTCTCCGACGAGATGGGTGCCGGCTCGATGACCGGTCTGCCGATCGTCGAGACGAAGGCCAACGACGTCTCGGCGTTCATCCCGACCAACGTCATCTCCATCACCGACGGCCAGTGCTTCCTGGAGTCGGACCTGTTCAACGCCGGTCAGCGCCCCGCGCTGAACGTCGGTATCTCCGTCTCCCGAGTCGGTGGTTCCGCGCAGCACAAGGCGATGAAGCAGGTCTCCGGCCGTCTGCGCGTGGACCTCGCCCAGTTCCGTGAGCTCGAGGCGTTCGCCGCCTTCGGTTCCGACCTGGACGCCGCGTCGAAGGCGCAGCTGGAGCGTGGCCAGCGCATGGTCGAGCTGTTGAAGCAGGCCCAGTACGAGCCCATGTCCACCGAGGACCAGGTCGTCTCCGTGTGGGCCGGCACCACCGGCAAGATGGACGACGTCCCGGTCGCCGACATCCGCCGCTTCGAGAAGGAGCTCCTGGAGTACCTGCACCGCAAGGAGCAGGGCCTCATGACCTCCATCAAGGAGGGCGGCAAGATGTCGGACGACACCCTCACGGCCGTCGCCGACGCCATCGCGGAGTTCAAGAAGCAGTTCGAGACCTCGGACGGCAAGCTGCTCGGCGAGGACGCTCCGGCCGCTGCCGCCAAGTGACGTAAGGAAGGGACCTGACTCATGGGAGCTCAGCTCCGGGTCTACAAGCGTCGCATCCGATCCGTCACCGCGACCAAGAAGATCACGAAGGCGATGGAGATGATCGCCGCCTCGCGCGTCGTCAAGGCGCAGCGCAAGGTGGCGGCCTCCACGCCGTACGCGACCGAGCTCACCCGCGCGGTCACGGCGGTCGGCACCGGTTCGAACACCAAGCACCCGCTGACCACGCAGGCCGAGACGGTCACGCGGTCCGCGGTGCTGCTCCTCACGAGCGACCGTGGTCTCGCCGGCGCCTTCAACTCCAACGCCATCAAGGCCGCGGAGCAGCTGACCGAGCGCCTCGAGCGCGAGGGCAGGCAGGTCGACACGTACATCGTGGGCCGGCGCGGTGTGGCGCACTACAACTTCCGCGAGCGCAAGATCGCGGAGTCGTGGAGCGGCTTCACCGACGAGCCCACGTACGCGGACGCCAAGAAGGTCGCGGCCCCGCTGATCGAGGCCATCGAGAAGGACACGGCGGAGGGCGGCGTGGACGAGATCCACATCGTCTACACCGAGTTCGTCTCGATGATGACGCAGCAGGCGCTGGGCGCCCAGCTCCTGCCGCTGCGCCTCGACGAGGTCGCGCAGGAGGCTCCGTCCAAGGACGAGATCCTCCCGCTGTTCGACTTCGAGCCCTCGGCGGAGGACGTCCTCGACGCCCTGCTGCCGCGGTACGTCGAGAGCCGGATCTACAACGCGCTGCTC encodes:
- the atpB gene encoding F0F1 ATP synthase subunit A, which gives rise to MSADPTQVLAFETDCHIFDGCGFPAPGLHSFLFEPLWGDADSNVYFNKTMLLALLGSIVIIGFFWAAFRKPQVVPGKLQMVAEAGYDFIRRGVVYETIGKKEGEKYVPLIVSLFFFIWMMNLWSVIPVAQFPVTAIIAYPAVLALIVYVLWVSLTFKRHGFVGFFKNVTGYDKSLGAVLPLAMLIEFFSNLLVRPFTHAVRLFANMFAGHTLLLLFTIASWYLLNGIGIAYAGVSFIMTVVMTAFELFIQALQAYVFVLLTCTYIQGALAEHH
- a CDS encoding F0F1 ATP synthase subunit gamma; this translates as MGAQLRVYKRRIRSVTATKKITKAMEMIAASRVVKAQRKVAASTPYATELTRAVTAVGTGSNTKHPLTTQAETVTRSAVLLLTSDRGLAGAFNSNAIKAAEQLTERLEREGRQVDTYIVGRRGVAHYNFRERKIAESWSGFTDEPTYADAKKVAAPLIEAIEKDTAEGGVDEIHIVYTEFVSMMTQQALGAQLLPLRLDEVAQEAPSKDEILPLFDFEPSAEDVLDALLPRYVESRIYNALLQSAASKHAATRRAMKSATDNAGELINTLSRLANAARQAEITQEISEIVGGASALADATAGSDR
- the atpA gene encoding F0F1 ATP synthase subunit alpha translates to MAELTIRPEEIRDALENFVQSYKPDAASREEVGTVTLAGDGIAKVEGLPSAMANELLKFEDGTLGLALNLEEREIGAIVLGEFSGIEEGQPVQRTGEVLSVAVGEGYLGRVVDPLGNPIDGLGEIETSGRRALELQAPTVMQRKSVHEPMETGYKAVDAMTPIGRGQRQLIIGDRQTGKTALAVDTIINQRDNWRSGDVNKQVRCIYVAIGQKGSTIASVRRALEENGALEYTTIVAAPASDPAGFKYLAPYTGSAIGQQWMYEGKHVLIIFDDLSKQADAYRAVSLLLRRPPGREAYPGDVFYLHSRLLERCAKLSDEMGAGSMTGLPIVETKANDVSAFIPTNVISITDGQCFLESDLFNAGQRPALNVGISVSRVGGSAQHKAMKQVSGRLRVDLAQFRELEAFAAFGSDLDAASKAQLERGQRMVELLKQAQYEPMSTEDQVVSVWAGTTGKMDDVPVADIRRFEKELLEYLHRKEQGLMTSIKEGGKMSDDTLTAVADAIAEFKKQFETSDGKLLGEDAPAAAAK
- a CDS encoding F0F1 ATP synthase subunit delta, translated to MNGASREALAAARERLDALTDNTSVDAGRLADELAAVTALLDREVSLRRVLTDPAQAGEAKADLARRLLGNQVGGETADLLGGMVRSRWSQSRDLVDALEELANIADLTAAQKAGTLDDVEDELFRFGRIVSSNTELRAALTDRAATASAKSELLRSLLGGRAKATTERLVTRLVTAPRGRSLESGLESLSKLAADRRERMVAVVTSAVPLSDRQKQRLGAALAKVYGRQMHLNLDVDPEVVGGIRVKVGDEVINGAIADRIEDAGRRLAG
- the atpE gene encoding ATP synthase F0 subunit C, whose amino-acid sequence is MSQTLAAVSGSLGSIGYGLAAIGPGVGVGIIFGNGTQALARQPEAAGLIRANQILGFAFCEALALIGLVMPFVYGK
- a CDS encoding F0F1 ATP synthase subunit B, with translation MSQLLIVAAEEMENPLVPPVPELVIGLIAFVIVFGFLAWKLLPNINKVLEQRREAIEGGIEKAEAAQTEAQSVLEQYKAQLAEARHEAARLRQEAQEQGATLIAEMRAEGQRQREEIVAAGHAQIEADRKAAASALRQDVGKLATELAGKLVGESLEDHARQSRVIDRFLDELEEKAEAGR